From Brienomyrus brachyistius isolate T26 unplaced genomic scaffold, BBRACH_0.4 scaffold42, whole genome shotgun sequence, one genomic window encodes:
- the LOC125722772 gene encoding G-protein coupled receptor family C group 5 member B-like produces the protein MAPSINLFTFLVLSLVGGSSSWDEASPCGSGSILTRPYTALCELDAVWGLVVVVAAAAAALASLILLLVVLCRLRKITEAEERSGVAPLLLLFAAIFGLCGLSLGYIAEQQESLCFARRVLRGVLLAVCNTCLVFHGLRLRRLGQGAHSPSTGQLMGLAVALAVLDPEWILLATMSMCQPACEYQPLDFALATTYVLVLLLAALVGAACSLWRQQPRWRCRTTWLLITCLASVLLWVAWITFCLYGNAALGLSPTWDNRVQAVVLLAQAWLLILLHAAPEVHATLRPPSRMREANLEEGLSHL, from the coding sequence atggcTCCCTCTATTAATCTCTTCACCTTCCTCGTCCTGtccctggtggggggcagctcttcatgggacgaagcttcgccttgcggatccggctccatcctgacaaggccctacacggccttgtgtgagctggatgcggtgtggggcttggtggtggtggtggcggcagcggcggcggccctcgcctcgctgatcctgctcctggtggtactgtgtcgcctgcggaagatcacagaggctgaggagcgcagcggggtggcgccgctactcctgctgttcgctgccatatttgggctctgtggcctcagcctgggatacatcgctgagcagcaagagagcctctgcttcgcccggcgtgtcctgaggggggtgttgcttgcTGTCTGCAACACCTGCCTCGTGTTTCATGGTCTGCGACTGCGCCGGTTGGGACAAGGTGCTCATAGCCCCAGCACAGGTCAACTGATGGGGCTGGCGGTGGCCTTGGCCGTGTTGGATCCGGAGTGGATCCTTCTAGCCACGATGTCCATGTGCCAGCCAGCCTGTGAATACCAGCCGCTGGACTTTGCGCTGGCCACCACTTAtgtgctggtcctgctcctggcagcactggtgggggccgcctgcagtctgtggaggcagcagccacggtggaggtgcaggaccacgtggctgctcatcacctgcctggcctcagtcctgctgtgggtggcctggatcaccttctgcctgtatggcaacgcggcgcttggcctgtccccaacatgggacaaccgggtacaggcagtggtgctgctggcacaggcatggctgctcatactgctgcacgctgctcctgaggtccacgccaccttacggcccccgtcccgcatgagagaggccaatttagaggagggcctttctcacctgtag